Proteins found in one Mesorhizobium sp. CAU 1732 genomic segment:
- a CDS encoding ABC transporter permease produces MSELSAAGTAIAPDGDTVWTERVSIASSVPRWVSMVVLMAVFLGLWQLVTSAGIVSPLILPRPIETIIDLGFVGRSLLSGNYMLAAFWVTTQEVIWGFVVALAIGVSLGVLVGETSVGERAVMPYIVAIDTMPKLAFAPLFVAWLGFGISSKVALAAFISVFPIIVGTAAGLHAADENAKMLFKSIGASRLQTLVKLKIPTGLPQFFTGLKIAAISVVSGAIAGEFLGGGRGFGELIRVAAAQLDTPRVFSLIIYLSLLGLLMFGLVSWMQYKFVFWHRTSSNALRKAAK; encoded by the coding sequence ATGAGCGAGCTGTCAGCGGCCGGCACGGCGATAGCGCCCGACGGCGACACGGTCTGGACCGAGCGCGTCTCGATCGCATCGTCCGTCCCGCGCTGGGTTTCGATGGTGGTGCTCATGGCCGTCTTCCTGGGCCTGTGGCAACTGGTGACGTCGGCCGGCATCGTCTCGCCGCTGATCCTGCCGAGGCCGATCGAAACGATCATCGACCTCGGCTTCGTCGGCAGAAGTCTGCTCTCCGGCAACTACATGCTGGCGGCCTTCTGGGTCACGACACAGGAAGTGATCTGGGGTTTCGTGGTCGCGTTGGCGATCGGCGTCTCGCTAGGCGTCCTCGTCGGCGAAACCTCCGTCGGCGAGCGCGCGGTCATGCCTTATATCGTCGCCATCGACACGATGCCGAAACTTGCCTTCGCACCGCTTTTCGTCGCGTGGCTCGGTTTCGGCATCTCCTCGAAAGTGGCGCTCGCGGCGTTCATCTCGGTCTTCCCGATCATCGTCGGCACGGCTGCCGGTCTTCACGCGGCCGACGAGAATGCGAAGATGCTGTTCAAGAGCATCGGTGCCTCGCGCCTCCAGACGCTCGTCAAGCTGAAGATACCGACCGGCCTGCCGCAGTTCTTCACCGGGCTCAAGATCGCGGCCATCAGCGTCGTGTCCGGCGCCATTGCCGGCGAGTTCCTCGGCGGCGGTCGCGGCTTCGGAGAGTTGATCCGCGTCGCGGCGGCGCAGCTCGACACACCGCGTGTTTTCTCGCTCATCATCTATCTCAGCCTGCTTGGGCTGTTGATGTTCGGCCTCGTTTCCTGGATGCAGTATAAATTCGTCTTCTGGCATCGTACGAGCAGCAATGCCCTCAGGAAGGCGGCGAAATAG
- a CDS encoding ABC transporter ATP-binding protein → MSSTAMAAGNTSRPTPIYELTNVSKSYGDGDVVALEGVDLTLRQGEFHSVIGSSGCGKSTLLKIMAGLTPPSKGRVILSGTPVKGARPDIGMMFQQATLFPWRTTLQNILLPIEVREGKAAAEAAKPKALALLELVGLKGFEKAYPSQLSGGMAQRAAICRMLVSEPDVLLLDEPFSALDEITRDFMNMELQRVCMERNASAFLVTHSISEAVILSDVVHVMSARPGRVVRTVEIDLPRPRTLEMATLPAFGEHVSTIRNLLDKGAFL, encoded by the coding sequence ATGTCATCCACAGCAATGGCGGCCGGGAACACATCCCGGCCAACGCCGATCTACGAACTGACCAACGTCTCGAAATCCTATGGCGACGGTGACGTCGTTGCGCTCGAAGGCGTCGACCTGACGCTTCGACAGGGCGAGTTCCACTCGGTGATCGGATCGAGCGGCTGCGGCAAGTCCACGCTGCTCAAGATCATGGCGGGTCTCACACCGCCATCGAAGGGTCGCGTCATCCTCTCCGGCACGCCGGTGAAGGGTGCACGCCCCGACATCGGCATGATGTTCCAGCAGGCGACGCTCTTTCCGTGGCGCACGACATTGCAGAACATCCTGCTCCCGATCGAGGTGCGCGAAGGCAAGGCCGCGGCCGAAGCGGCGAAACCCAAGGCGCTCGCCTTGCTCGAACTCGTTGGGCTCAAGGGCTTCGAGAAGGCCTACCCCTCGCAACTGTCTGGCGGCATGGCGCAGCGCGCCGCGATCTGCCGCATGCTCGTATCCGAGCCGGACGTGCTGCTCCTCGACGAACCCTTCAGTGCGCTGGACGAGATCACGCGCGACTTCATGAACATGGAACTGCAGCGCGTCTGCATGGAGCGCAATGCATCGGCATTCCTCGTGACGCATTCGATCTCGGAGGCCGTGATCCTCTCGGATGTCGTGCATGTCATGTCGGCGCGTCCTGGGCGGGTGGTCCGCACGGTCGAAATCGACCTGCCGCGCCCGCGCACTCTGGAGATGGCGACGTTGCCGGCATTCGGCGAACACGTCAGCACGATCCGCAATCTTCTCGACAAGGGAGCGTTCCTATGA
- a CDS encoding ABC transporter substrate-binding protein, with translation MFKRREFIAAVASVSLLLSAPFAAAQDKQELTIAFPSPGGLGYFALYNAMGEGYFEEEGLVIQPQSVNGSGQVIQALLAGQAQLGHPGPGPLLNAREGGEDLVYIYNYFTRSQFNLVVPAESKFQSPSDLKGKVIGVGTSDGAEVAFVRSIFDAEGMKEGADYEFITVGEGGMAVAGFMQKSIDAYASDTAGVATLQLRGVDLRILTPPEFQGYFGNGYVVTRAYMEENADVIERFGRALVKGIKFGIDPANREATLEHANLGNPQQLEDMEFANALLDVYFNLTAPLDASKGYGYQNPEAWERWQQTLVNSGDLDAPLPDLTQAYTNQFVEAWNAK, from the coding sequence ATGTTTAAGAGAAGAGAGTTCATCGCAGCGGTCGCGTCGGTTTCGCTGCTCCTGTCGGCACCGTTCGCGGCGGCGCAGGACAAGCAGGAGCTCACGATCGCGTTCCCGAGCCCGGGCGGGCTGGGATATTTCGCGCTCTACAACGCGATGGGCGAAGGTTACTTCGAGGAAGAAGGCCTCGTGATCCAGCCCCAGAGCGTCAACGGTTCGGGTCAGGTCATCCAGGCCCTGCTCGCCGGTCAGGCGCAGCTCGGGCACCCTGGCCCCGGTCCGCTCCTGAACGCCCGCGAAGGCGGCGAAGACCTCGTCTACATCTACAACTATTTCACCCGCAGCCAGTTCAATCTCGTCGTCCCCGCGGAGTCGAAATTCCAGTCGCCGAGCGACCTCAAGGGCAAGGTGATCGGCGTCGGAACCTCGGACGGTGCGGAGGTCGCATTCGTGCGCTCCATCTTCGATGCCGAGGGCATGAAGGAAGGCGCCGACTACGAGTTCATCACGGTCGGCGAAGGCGGCATGGCGGTCGCGGGCTTCATGCAGAAGTCGATCGACGCCTATGCGTCGGATACGGCCGGCGTCGCCACGCTGCAGCTTCGCGGCGTCGACCTGCGCATCCTCACGCCGCCGGAGTTCCAGGGCTATTTCGGCAACGGCTATGTCGTGACGCGCGCCTACATGGAAGAGAATGCCGACGTGATCGAGCGCTTCGGCCGTGCGCTCGTAAAGGGCATCAAGTTCGGCATCGACCCCGCCAACCGCGAGGCGACGCTCGAACACGCCAACCTCGGCAACCCGCAGCAGCTTGAAGACATGGAATTCGCCAATGCGCTCCTCGATGTCTACTTCAACCTGACTGCGCCGCTCGATGCGAGCAAGGGCTATGGCTACCAGAACCCGGAAGCCTGGGAGCGCTGGCAGCAGACGCTGGTCAATTCCGGCGATCTCGACGCGCCGCTGCCCGATCTCACTCAGGCATACACGAACCAGTTCGTGGAAGCGTGGAACGCAAAGTGA
- a CDS encoding fumarylacetoacetate hydrolase family protein: protein MTHDAKHAVPAPIQKTLPIVGSDERFPVRRIYCVGRNYVAHVREMGGDETRDFPLIFQKPADSVVQDGDVVPYPPKTDNFHFELELMVVMKSGGYNIPEDEALSHVFGYGICLDMTRRTLLDTPDGPRLPWELKKSFDHSAPLGPIYPVEQVGHPSSGSIRLEVDGVAKQDSDLNLMIWRTPEIISTLSRYFSLEPGDVIMTGTPDGVGPVLPGNVLVGSIDTLGTLTVTIGEPAVASAA from the coding sequence ATGACACACGACGCCAAGCATGCCGTTCCAGCCCCAATCCAGAAGACCCTGCCGATCGTCGGATCGGATGAGCGTTTCCCCGTGCGCCGCATCTACTGCGTCGGTCGCAACTATGTCGCGCATGTTCGCGAGATGGGTGGCGACGAGACGCGCGACTTTCCGCTGATCTTCCAGAAGCCGGCGGATTCGGTGGTTCAGGACGGCGATGTGGTTCCCTATCCGCCGAAGACCGACAATTTCCACTTCGAACTCGAACTGATGGTCGTCATGAAATCCGGCGGCTACAACATTCCCGAAGACGAAGCGCTGTCGCATGTCTTCGGCTACGGCATCTGCCTCGACATGACGCGCCGCACCCTGCTCGACACGCCGGATGGCCCGAGGCTTCCGTGGGAGTTGAAGAAGTCGTTCGACCACTCGGCGCCGCTGGGGCCCATCTACCCCGTGGAGCAGGTCGGTCACCCGTCGAGCGGCAGCATCCGGCTCGAGGTCGATGGCGTCGCGAAGCAGGATTCGGATCTCAACCTGATGATTTGGCGCACGCCGGAGATCATCTCGACGCTGTCGCGCTATTTTTCGCTCGAGCCGGGTGACGTGATCATGACCGGCACGCCGGACGGCGTCGGCCCGGTGCTGCCGGGCAACGTGCTGGTGGGAAGCATCGACACGCTCGGCACCCTGACCGTGACGATCGGCGAGCCGGCGGTCGCATCTGCCGCCTGA